Proteins encoded together in one candidate division WOR-3 bacterium window:
- the rsmD gene encoding 16S rRNA (guanine(966)-N(2))-methyltransferase RsmD — MRVTGGRLKGQRLFYPRSGIRPTKEITRQAIFNILGNEVAGARVCDLFAGGGALGIEAISRGARAAVFVEKSAVVLPYLKKNVALIGDVRIIRGDVLRIVPRLKGAAFDIVFADPPYQKGLGQKTIEVVFKCEILKPGGILILEHNGEETLVAPEKAAVVRQERYGESVVTFFRRC, encoded by the coding sequence ATGCGTGTAACCGGTGGAAGGTTAAAAGGGCAAAGGTTGTTTTATCCGCGTTCCGGGATTAGGCCAACAAAGGAGATAACCCGGCAGGCGATTTTTAATATTCTGGGGAATGAGGTTGCAGGAGCGCGGGTTTGCGATTTGTTTGCTGGTGGCGGTGCACTTGGTATAGAAGCGATTTCCCGTGGTGCAAGGGCAGCAGTCTTCGTTGAAAAGAGCGCGGTAGTTCTGCCGTATCTCAAAAAGAATGTTGCCCTAATAGGCGATGTCAGGATAATCAGGGGAGATGTTTTGCGGATAGTGCCCAGACTTAAAGGTGCAGCTTTCGATATCGTTTTTGCCGACCCGCCTTATCAGAAAGGTTTGGGGCAGAAGACAATAGAAGTGGTTTTTAAGTGCGAAATTTTAAAACCCGGAGGGATTTTGATTTTAGAGCACAACGGGGAAGAAACGTTGGTTGCTCCTGAAAAGGCGGCAGTGGTTCGACAGGAGCGTTACGGGGAAAGCGTAGTAACGTTTTTCAGGAGGTGTTGA
- a CDS encoding S8 family serine peptidase has product MRRTMIVLLMLLIGAGFGLISPDLERRLGEADGGRLPVQIVLKRQFDRELLYSLVDGLPRRERRVEVARILSDFAAREQADLLKELGSYVESGAVADIRPMWIVNAVYCEATPEVIRRIAARADVHYVNYDLVQCPDLLEPQVEVDGGDEVAWGVQKIRAPEVWAQGFTGAGVVCGHIDTGCDYTHPDLADHMWEDPNYPRYGWNFELNTNDPMDVQGHGTHTAGTVASDGTSGSQCGVAPDARIMVCRVRTVADSVAESQCWQAMQFVVSPPLSPGNGADLYTMSLGWMIAWAPHQATWRQVADNVNAAGVIQIVAAGNERGSATPPNALRCPGNVPPPWWNPQNTGSGSLSGIISIGATDASDQIAYFSSPGPVTWQTVAPYNDYVYPPGLTKPDVSAPGVQVKSCRVGGGYTEMDGTSMATPHVAGTVCLMLSKNPNLTPAVVDSILEVTAVDLGPSGKDNDFGAGRIDAFAAVQAVTRGPVLKLRRVIVGDSSGNNDGYIDPGETASLVGWLFNEGNANCANTVARLRSFDYRLRVVDSIGTWGIVVRQESIANFSDRFVVQADTALVRGVVVPCSLYVSGDSADYATTLGFELRIGMPGKLVVDHDTNNCRLSVTCQGAIGYLAPNSEGSGFSYPKNSPSVLSFASFAFGTDTSYVVDRYYSQPVTAPPDTEFYLVDSVRSIYPPLKGDEHFRAWYSDRNHPRQRYLVTTQNSYADGRSGYRDFVIMVFDVQNNGASRVDNFHPGVFADFTIDTTGDVCRTDTIRRFIYLLPGADSGPVVGIRVLEPDSGVHLSAIDPQVYYLPDSAFRDAQKWRFLSGTIQLLNPVRQDNWAVVAAAGPMSINPFGIRRFAVAFVGGASEDEALINADSARSWYHRYIGLQEEAEGDKKLSELLVDLRVEVVPNPSRTRALVRYQVPIYGRVRIEAVDVAGRVVDRLMDKFTSAGAGEIVWQPEGLGPGVYFIRMETGKRMVCQRLLLLE; this is encoded by the coding sequence ATGAGAAGAACGATGATTGTGCTGTTAATGCTTCTCATCGGCGCAGGTTTCGGGCTGATTAGTCCGGACCTTGAGCGGCGGCTGGGAGAGGCGGATGGTGGTCGGCTGCCGGTGCAGATTGTGTTGAAGCGGCAGTTTGACCGTGAGTTGCTGTATTCGCTGGTTGATGGTTTGCCGCGGCGTGAGCGGCGGGTGGAGGTGGCGCGGATATTGAGTGATTTTGCGGCGCGGGAGCAGGCGGATTTGCTTAAAGAGCTTGGTTCTTATGTTGAGTCGGGTGCGGTGGCGGACATCAGGCCGATGTGGATTGTGAATGCGGTGTACTGTGAGGCGACGCCGGAGGTGATTCGGCGGATTGCGGCGCGTGCGGATGTGCACTATGTGAACTACGATTTGGTGCAGTGTCCGGATTTGCTTGAGCCGCAGGTTGAGGTTGATGGTGGTGACGAGGTTGCCTGGGGTGTACAGAAGATACGGGCGCCAGAGGTGTGGGCGCAGGGTTTTACCGGTGCGGGTGTGGTGTGTGGTCACATTGACACCGGTTGTGATTACACCCATCCGGACCTTGCCGACCATATGTGGGAGGACCCCAATTATCCTCGATATGGCTGGAACTTTGAGTTAAACACCAACGACCCGATGGATGTGCAGGGTCATGGTACGCACACGGCGGGGACGGTGGCGAGTGATGGGACGAGTGGCAGTCAGTGTGGTGTGGCGCCGGATGCGCGGATAATGGTTTGTCGGGTGCGGACGGTGGCGGATTCGGTGGCGGAGAGTCAGTGTTGGCAGGCGATGCAGTTTGTGGTGTCGCCGCCTTTGTCGCCGGGCAATGGTGCGGATTTGTACACGATGTCGTTGGGGTGGATGATTGCGTGGGCGCCGCATCAGGCGACGTGGCGGCAGGTGGCGGACAATGTGAATGCGGCGGGTGTGATCCAGATTGTTGCGGCGGGCAACGAGCGTGGTAGTGCGACGCCGCCCAATGCGTTGCGCTGTCCGGGCAATGTGCCGCCGCCGTGGTGGAATCCGCAGAACACGGGCAGTGGTAGTTTGTCGGGGATAATTTCGATTGGTGCGACCGATGCGTCGGACCAGATTGCGTACTTTTCCAGTCCTGGTCCTGTGACCTGGCAGACGGTTGCGCCCTACAACGACTATGTGTATCCGCCGGGATTGACCAAGCCGGATGTGAGTGCGCCCGGTGTGCAGGTGAAGTCGTGCCGGGTAGGTGGTGGCTACACCGAAATGGATGGGACTTCGATGGCGACGCCGCATGTGGCGGGCACGGTGTGCTTGATGTTGTCGAAGAATCCGAATTTGACCCCGGCGGTGGTGGATTCAATACTTGAGGTGACGGCGGTTGACCTTGGTCCTTCGGGTAAGGACAACGACTTTGGTGCTGGCAGAATCGACGCCTTTGCTGCGGTGCAGGCGGTTACGCGGGGTCCGGTGTTGAAACTGCGGCGGGTAATTGTTGGAGATTCGAGCGGTAACAACGATGGTTATATCGACCCGGGTGAAACGGCATCATTGGTCGGCTGGCTTTTCAATGAAGGAAATGCCAACTGTGCCAATACGGTAGCGCGGTTGCGTTCTTTTGATTATCGGTTGAGGGTTGTTGATTCAATTGGAACCTGGGGAATAGTAGTCCGGCAGGAGAGTATTGCCAATTTTAGCGACCGGTTTGTGGTTCAGGCTGATACCGCACTTGTTCGAGGAGTGGTTGTTCCCTGCAGTCTGTATGTGAGCGGGGATAGCGCCGACTATGCGACCACCCTGGGTTTTGAACTTCGCATCGGCATGCCGGGAAAACTGGTTGTTGACCACGACACCAATAACTGTCGGTTGAGCGTTACCTGCCAGGGGGCGATTGGTTATCTGGCACCAAACAGTGAAGGAAGTGGATTCTCTTACCCGAAAAACAGCCCGAGTGTGTTAAGTTTTGCATCGTTTGCATTCGGGACGGATACCAGTTATGTCGTTGACCGATACTATTCTCAGCCTGTTACCGCACCGCCGGACACCGAGTTTTATCTGGTGGACAGTGTTCGAAGCATCTATCCGCCTTTGAAGGGCGACGAGCATTTTCGCGCCTGGTATTCGGACCGTAACCATCCCCGACAGCGTTATCTTGTTACGACCCAGAATTCGTATGCTGACGGCAGAAGCGGGTATCGGGATTTTGTGATAATGGTGTTCGATGTTCAGAATAACGGCGCCTCGCGAGTTGACAACTTTCATCCTGGAGTTTTTGCCGACTTTACGATTGATACGACCGGTGATGTTTGTCGGACCGATACCATTAGGCGTTTTATTTATCTCCTGCCCGGAGCCGATTCCGGACCGGTGGTTGGTATCAGGGTGCTGGAGCCAGATTCAGGTGTTCATTTGAGTGCCATTGACCCGCAGGTTTACTACCTGCCAGACTCCGCTTTTCGTGATGCGCAGAAATGGCGTTTTTTAAGCGGGACGATTCAATTGCTTAATCCGGTACGTCAGGACAATTGGGCGGTGGTTGCCGCGGCAGGTCCTATGTCGATTAACCCGTTTGGCATCCGGCGTTTTGCGGTGGCTTTTGTCGGGGGCGCGAGTGAAGATGAGGCGCTAATCAATGCGGATAGTGCCCGTTCCTGGTATCACCGTTATATCGGGTTGCAGGAAGAAGCTGAGGGCGATAAAAAACTCTCAGAATTGTTGGTAGACCTGAGGGTTGAAGTAGTACCCAACCCAAGCCGTACTCGAGCGCTGGTGCGCTATCAGGTTCCTATATACGGACGGGTACGAATTGAAGCGGTTGATGTTGCGGGTCGAGTTGTTGACCGGTTGATGGATAAATTTACGTCTGCTGGTGCCGGGGAAATTGTCTGGCAACCTGAAGGTTTGGGTCCAGGGGTTTACTTTATTCGTATGGAAACTGGGAAGCGGATGGTATGCCAGCGATTACTACTATTGGAGTGA
- a CDS encoding fibronectin type III domain-containing protein — protein sequence MKKLLPILTALLWVLLIVVSLGSDCGNIVGGMPTNLKATADTDSTVKLTWTAPAEGTPDKYIVYFKAVDASAFEMVANNVTTTEFVHNPGGKTGTYKVAAKFGSEEYESQTVSTVPVATPAVTVAELNAAGNSGYGWDRTSGNGSSYSMTQAANAALVDFYITDFQTTTYSIASPDLGPSDPGNVVPAGSWRVNAIAGPLASEQNPLPAHSSSVYFNYQDITQTPFLAAIYTQDGYYALAKLDGFNAGEKTYQVTGWFQLVKGLRLIQH from the coding sequence ATGAAGAAACTTTTACCAATACTCACAGCCCTTTTATGGGTGTTGCTAATCGTTGTCTCACTCGGCTCCGACTGCGGGAATATCGTTGGTGGCATGCCAACAAATCTGAAGGCAACGGCTGATACCGACAGCACGGTAAAACTCACCTGGACCGCTCCCGCTGAAGGAACCCCGGACAAGTACATCGTCTACTTCAAAGCGGTTGATGCCAGTGCGTTTGAAATGGTCGCAAACAATGTCACAACAACCGAGTTTGTCCACAATCCCGGCGGTAAAACCGGTACATACAAAGTTGCTGCCAAATTTGGGTCGGAAGAGTACGAATCCCAGACCGTGTCCACTGTTCCGGTTGCGACCCCAGCGGTAACCGTTGCCGAACTCAACGCTGCCGGCAACTCTGGTTATGGCTGGGACCGCACCTCTGGCAACGGCTCTTCTTACTCGATGACGCAAGCAGCAAACGCGGCGCTCGTTGACTTCTACATTACCGACTTCCAGACAACAACCTACTCAATTGCCAGCCCTGACCTTGGTCCAAGTGACCCGGGCAATGTAGTACCTGCCGGTTCCTGGCGAGTCAATGCTATTGCCGGTCCTTTGGCAAGTGAACAGAACCCATTACCGGCGCACAGCTCCTCGGTCTACTTCAATTACCAGGACATCACCCAGACCCCGTTCCTTGCCGCCATCTACACCCAGGACGGTTACTACGCCCTCGCCAAACTGGACGGCTTCAACGCCGGTGAGAAAACCTATCAGGTCACTGGCTGGTTCCAGCTTGTCAAAGGGTTGCGTTTAATCCAGCACTAA
- a CDS encoding cell division protein ZapA, with protein sequence MQNFVVNIFGSEYNIKADRDGEYVLKVAEVVDKKMREISAQYRQPTPVRTAVLACMNLVDESFRKNEAEIEWTRRQVGLLIEKLAKVV encoded by the coding sequence ATGCAGAACTTTGTTGTTAATATCTTTGGTAGTGAATACAATATCAAAGCCGACCGAGACGGCGAATATGTTTTGAAAGTTGCCGAAGTGGTTGATAAGAAAATGCGGGAAATCAGTGCCCAGTACCGTCAGCCTACTCCGGTGCGTACCGCAGTACTGGCATGTATGAATTTGGTTGATGAGTCCTTCCGCAAAAACGAAGCGGAAATCGAATGGACGCGCCGTCAGGTAGGTTTGCTCATTGAAAAACTGGCAAAAGTGGTCTGA
- the rny gene encoding ribonuclease Y encodes MNLNIVWTIGVFLLLGAIGFWIGFLISRATARRFLAARESDAAAIIAQAHRQAEEIRQRAEVEAKESWERERVRFEAQTQATRRELERMESKITERDAFLARRESILTQKEVDLIRKERELSAREKLTRAKMERLDQLIEQQNARLERIAGMSSEEARRELLRNLENEARLEAARMMREIKEEAKARAEAEAREVIAAAIQRCAISHVAETTVSVVNLPSDELKGRIIGREGRNIRTFESITGVEVMIDDTPGAIIISGFDPVRREIARRAMERLVSDGRIHPARIEEVVARTQQEMEEVIRNTGEEAILELGIVGLHPELVQLLGRLRYRTSYGQNVLVHSREVAYLASLMAQELDLDPAIAKRAGLLHDIGKAADQTMEGTHARIGAELARRYGEEPVVVNAIAAHHEETTLDSPYAFLVAAADSVSGSRPGARRESFETYIKRIEGLEAIAASFPGVEKAYAVQAGREIRVLVEPDKVNDQDAAELAARIAAQIETEMKYPGQIKVMVIRETRAVDYAH; translated from the coding sequence ATGAATTTGAATATCGTTTGGACCATCGGTGTTTTTTTGCTCTTGGGAGCTATTGGTTTCTGGATTGGGTTTCTCATCAGTCGGGCAACGGCGCGGCGCTTTCTTGCTGCCCGGGAGAGTGATGCGGCAGCAATAATCGCACAAGCCCATCGTCAGGCAGAGGAAATCCGCCAGCGGGCAGAGGTTGAAGCCAAGGAGAGCTGGGAACGCGAGCGAGTTAGATTTGAAGCTCAGACTCAGGCAACACGCCGGGAACTGGAGCGCATGGAAAGTAAAATCACCGAACGCGACGCCTTTCTCGCCCGACGGGAAAGCATCCTCACCCAGAAAGAAGTGGACCTGATTCGCAAGGAACGGGAACTGTCTGCCCGGGAAAAACTCACCCGGGCAAAAATGGAACGTCTGGACCAGTTAATTGAACAGCAAAACGCCCGACTGGAACGAATCGCGGGTATGTCGTCTGAAGAAGCCCGCCGCGAACTACTCCGCAACCTTGAGAACGAAGCCCGACTTGAAGCCGCCCGAATGATGCGGGAAATAAAAGAAGAGGCTAAAGCCCGGGCTGAAGCCGAGGCACGCGAAGTCATTGCCGCGGCAATCCAGCGCTGTGCTATTTCCCATGTTGCCGAAACCACGGTATCGGTGGTAAATCTGCCCTCGGATGAACTCAAGGGCAGAATCATCGGCCGGGAAGGCAGAAACATCAGAACATTTGAGTCTATCACCGGTGTTGAGGTGATGATTGACGACACCCCGGGCGCGATTATCATCTCGGGCTTCGACCCGGTGCGACGGGAAATTGCCCGGCGGGCAATGGAACGGCTGGTATCCGACGGCAGAATTCACCCGGCACGAATCGAAGAGGTTGTTGCCCGAACTCAGCAGGAAATGGAAGAAGTTATCAGAAATACCGGTGAAGAGGCGATTCTTGAACTGGGTATAGTTGGCCTCCATCCGGAACTGGTACAACTCCTGGGCCGGCTGCGCTATCGCACCAGTTACGGCCAGAATGTCCTTGTCCACAGCCGGGAAGTCGCCTACCTCGCCTCCTTGATGGCACAGGAACTGGACCTGGACCCGGCAATCGCAAAGCGTGCCGGACTGTTGCACGACATCGGTAAAGCCGCGGACCAGACAATGGAAGGAACCCATGCCCGTATCGGTGCCGAACTCGCCCGGCGTTACGGTGAAGAGCCGGTTGTCGTCAATGCCATTGCCGCTCACCATGAAGAAACCACCCTTGATTCACCCTACGCCTTTTTAGTGGCGGCAGCAGACTCGGTTTCCGGTTCCCGACCTGGTGCCCGACGGGAAAGTTTTGAAACCTACATCAAACGGATTGAAGGACTCGAGGCAATTGCCGCTTCATTCCCCGGCGTGGAAAAGGCTTATGCGGTGCAAGCTGGACGTGAAATTCGGGTCCTGGTCGAGCCTGATAAGGTTAACGACCAAGATGCGGCGGAACTGGCGGCGCGCATTGCGGCGCAAATTGAAACCGAAATGAAGTACCCGGGGCAGATTAAAGTGATGGTCATTCGGGAAACCCGGGCGGTTGACTATGCCCATTAG
- a CDS encoding TIGR00282 family metallophosphoesterase, whose product MTRILFLGDVCGAAGRRAVSLLIPALRSELKIDFVIVNAENAAGGYGITRRLAEEIFSAGANCLTTGDHAFDRKESWDFLSTEPRILRPLNLPATAPGRGWGIYQLPNHNRPLVVINLLGRVFMKPADCPFQRVKQALAEIAPLNAVTVVDFHAEATAEKQALGYFLDGKVSAVIGTHTHIQTADERILPQGTAFIADVGMCGAFDSVLGMDKELSLRRMVELVPVRLQPATGDIRINGVVIDIDAATGQAQKIVRLNRPLTVSP is encoded by the coding sequence GTGACCCGTATCCTGTTTCTCGGTGATGTGTGCGGCGCAGCCGGACGCCGGGCAGTTTCACTCCTTATTCCTGCACTGCGCTCGGAACTAAAAATTGACTTCGTCATCGTCAATGCGGAAAATGCCGCGGGCGGTTACGGTATCACCCGGCGCCTTGCTGAAGAAATTTTCTCGGCGGGCGCTAACTGCCTCACCACCGGTGACCACGCCTTTGACCGCAAGGAGTCCTGGGATTTCCTCTCCACCGAACCGCGTATCCTCCGGCCCTTAAATCTGCCCGCGACGGCACCCGGCAGAGGCTGGGGAATCTATCAGTTACCCAACCACAATCGTCCCCTTGTCGTTATAAACCTTCTGGGCAGGGTGTTCATGAAACCGGCGGACTGTCCTTTCCAACGGGTCAAACAGGCACTGGCAGAAATCGCGCCCCTCAATGCCGTAACCGTCGTCGACTTCCACGCCGAAGCGACTGCGGAAAAACAGGCGCTGGGCTATTTCCTTGACGGCAAGGTGTCAGCGGTCATCGGCACCCACACCCACATCCAGACTGCGGACGAACGCATCCTGCCCCAGGGCACCGCCTTTATTGCCGATGTTGGGATGTGCGGCGCTTTTGACTCCGTCCTCGGTATGGATAAAGAACTGTCGCTCCGCCGCATGGTGGAACTGGTTCCGGTTCGACTTCAACCGGCAACGGGCGACATTCGCATCAACGGTGTGGTCATTGACATTGATGCCGCAACCGGGCAGGCACAAAAAATAGTGCGGCTCAATCGTCCTTTAACCGTTTCGCCCTAA
- the uvrA gene encoding excinuclease ABC subunit UvrA, producing MNGDVISVRGAREHNLKSIDVDIPRNKLVVITGISGSGKSSLAFDTIYAEGQRRYIESLSTYARQFLGMLEKPDCDGITGLSPAIAIEQRSSARNPRSTVGTTTEIYDYLRLLFARVGKPFCPKCEKPISSQTTDQIVDNLLAEPAGTGLVILAPLVRGRKGEYRELVSQAKRRGYVRLRVDGAIYEIEEVPLLEKYKKHNIELVIDRLTVRPDARKRIADSVELALKEGQGKCLVLVQKEKNERGEERIFSTAFACPECGFSFEEISPRLFSFNSPYGACPECHGLGSKMEVDPERLIVDQNRSILDGAIAPWGEARERSGWFLSKLEALARKYRFRLDTPWRDLPETARRVILFGTEEELKFKYEDERWEYSWEDRFEGLVPYLMRVYQETESDARRDWVERFMSVLPCPKCQGTRLKPEALAVKVAGLNIAEVSRFSVQEANHFFNQLKLNKKDEAIAHEVVKELRRRLGFLEAVGLGYLTLDRTTESLGGGEAQRVRLATQIGSGLVGVVYILDEPSIGLHQRDNRKLLATLKSLRDLGNTVIVVEHDEETILEADWVIDLGPGAGANGGWVVAQGPPAKIKDCPESLTGAYLSGRRRIELPETRRKPAQGWLRIEGCRENNLKDIDVEIPLGLFVCVTGVSGSGKSTLVSDILYRALARHFYGSPEKPGAHRRIVGLDKIDKVVNIDQSPIGRTPRSNPATYTNAFSPIRELFARTTEARMRGYKPGRFSFNVRGGRCEACAGDGIIRVEMHFLPDVYVPCEVCKGKRYNRETLDVKYKGKNISEVLEMSVDEAYDFFVNIPPIERKLRLLKDVGLGYIKLGQPAPTLSGGEAQRIKLARELSKIATGRTLYLLDEPTTGLHFEDVHLLLGVLNRLVARGNTVVVIEHNLEVIKCADWIIDLGPEGGDEGGRVVCAGPPEAVARCAQSWTGKFLKPLLGRNG from the coding sequence ATGAATGGCGATGTGATTTCGGTTCGGGGTGCGCGCGAGCATAACCTTAAAAGTATCGATGTTGACATTCCCCGCAATAAACTGGTGGTGATTACCGGCATCTCGGGTTCGGGAAAGTCGTCGCTGGCGTTTGATACAATTTACGCTGAGGGTCAACGCCGCTACATTGAGTCGCTCTCGACCTATGCCCGTCAGTTCCTGGGGATGCTGGAGAAGCCCGATTGCGATGGGATTACCGGACTTTCGCCCGCGATTGCGATTGAACAGCGGAGTAGCGCCCGGAATCCACGTTCGACCGTAGGCACAACAACCGAGATTTACGACTATTTAAGGCTGCTTTTTGCCCGTGTTGGTAAGCCATTCTGCCCGAAGTGTGAAAAGCCAATCAGTTCCCAGACAACAGACCAGATTGTTGACAATCTGCTGGCTGAACCAGCAGGGACCGGTCTGGTGATTCTGGCGCCGCTGGTGCGGGGTCGGAAGGGCGAGTATCGGGAACTGGTGAGTCAGGCAAAACGGCGGGGTTATGTCCGGCTGCGGGTTGACGGTGCGATATACGAAATTGAGGAGGTGCCGCTGCTGGAGAAGTATAAGAAGCACAATATTGAACTGGTCATCGACCGGTTGACGGTGCGACCGGACGCGAGGAAGCGAATCGCCGATTCGGTGGAACTGGCGTTGAAGGAGGGACAGGGAAAGTGTCTGGTTTTAGTGCAAAAGGAGAAAAACGAACGGGGTGAGGAGCGCATCTTTTCAACCGCATTTGCCTGTCCGGAATGCGGATTTTCGTTTGAGGAGATTTCCCCGAGGTTGTTTTCGTTTAATTCACCTTATGGTGCCTGTCCCGAATGTCACGGTCTGGGGAGTAAAATGGAGGTGGACCCGGAGCGGCTAATCGTTGACCAGAATCGCTCGATTCTTGATGGTGCGATTGCGCCCTGGGGTGAAGCAAGGGAGCGAAGCGGCTGGTTTTTGAGTAAACTGGAGGCGCTTGCCCGCAAGTACCGGTTTCGGCTCGATACACCGTGGCGGGATTTGCCCGAGACGGCACGGCGGGTGATTCTCTTTGGCACTGAGGAGGAGTTGAAGTTTAAGTATGAGGATGAGCGCTGGGAGTACTCCTGGGAAGACCGTTTTGAGGGGCTGGTGCCTTATCTGATGCGGGTTTATCAGGAGACCGAGTCTGATGCCCGGCGGGATTGGGTGGAGCGGTTTATGTCGGTGTTGCCCTGTCCCAAGTGTCAGGGGACAAGATTGAAGCCTGAGGCGCTGGCGGTGAAGGTTGCCGGTTTGAACATCGCCGAGGTTAGCCGGTTCTCGGTTCAGGAGGCGAACCACTTTTTCAACCAGTTGAAACTTAATAAGAAGGATGAGGCGATTGCCCACGAGGTGGTGAAGGAACTGCGGCGCCGGCTCGGGTTTCTTGAGGCGGTTGGTCTTGGTTATCTAACTCTGGACCGAACAACCGAGAGTTTAGGTGGTGGTGAAGCCCAGCGGGTGCGGCTCGCAACCCAGATTGGTTCTGGACTGGTTGGCGTGGTTTACATCCTTGATGAACCGTCAATCGGGTTGCATCAGCGGGACAACCGCAAACTGCTGGCGACATTGAAGAGTTTGCGCGACCTCGGGAATACGGTTATCGTCGTTGAGCACGATGAGGAGACGATTCTTGAGGCGGACTGGGTTATTGACCTTGGTCCTGGTGCGGGTGCCAATGGTGGCTGGGTGGTGGCACAGGGTCCACCAGCAAAGATAAAAGACTGTCCGGAGTCGTTGACCGGTGCCTATCTTTCTGGCCGACGCCGGATTGAGCTGCCTGAAACACGGCGCAAGCCGGCGCAGGGTTGGTTACGAATTGAAGGTTGCCGGGAAAACAATTTGAAGGATATTGATGTTGAGATTCCGTTAGGTTTGTTTGTTTGTGTCACCGGAGTCTCGGGTTCAGGTAAAAGCACGCTGGTGTCAGACATTCTTTATCGGGCGCTGGCGCGACACTTCTACGGTTCACCGGAGAAGCCCGGTGCTCATCGCCGAATTGTTGGACTTGATAAGATTGATAAGGTGGTGAACATTGACCAGTCGCCGATTGGCCGAACGCCGCGTTCCAACCCGGCAACCTACACGAATGCGTTTTCACCGATAAGAGAGCTTTTTGCCCGCACAACAGAGGCGCGGATGCGGGGTTATAAACCGGGGCGATTTTCTTTTAATGTCCGGGGGGGCAGGTGTGAGGCGTGTGCCGGCGATGGCATTATCCGGGTGGAGATGCATTTTTTGCCTGATGTGTATGTGCCCTGTGAGGTTTGTAAGGGGAAGCGTTACAATCGGGAGACGCTTGATGTGAAGTATAAGGGAAAGAACATCAGCGAGGTGCTCGAGATGAGCGTTGACGAGGCTTACGACTTTTTTGTCAATATCCCGCCGATTGAAAGGAAGTTACGACTCTTGAAGGATGTGGGGTTGGGTTACATAAAATTAGGACAGCCGGCGCCGACCCTTTCCGGCGGTGAGGCGCAACGTATCAAACTGGCTCGGGAGCTTTCCAAGATTGCCACGGGCAGGACCTTGTATCTGCTTGATGAGCCAACCACCGGTCTGCACTTTGAAGATGTGCACCTGCTTTTGGGGGTTTTAAACCGACTGGTGGCGCGGGGCAATACGGTAGTGGTAATTGAGCACAATCTCGAGGTCATTAAATGTGCCGACTGGATAATTGACCTTGGTCCTGAAGGTGGTGATGAGGGGGGCAGGGTTGTCTGTGCCGGTCCGCCTGAGGCGGTGGCACGATGTGCCCAATCCTGGACCGGCAAGTTTCTCAAACCACTTTTAGGGCGAAACGGTTAA